From one Triticum urartu cultivar G1812 chromosome 3, Tu2.1, whole genome shotgun sequence genomic stretch:
- the LOC125543134 gene encoding probable serine/threonine-protein kinase At1g54610, which yields MGCVCGRPAAIDDGRCVQTPPPAGKLSAAGAAVPRREEEARKQARARDEALERRRAAAMAMAACQVRSPVPRALEAEQVAAGWPPWLASVAAEAVRGWVPRRAESFEKLDKIGQGTYSNVYRARDLEKQKIVALKKVRFDNLEPESVKFMAREILILRRLDHPNIIKLEGLVTSRMSCSLYLVFEYMEHDLAGLASFPGLKLTEPQVKCYMQQLLRGLEHCHSRHILHRDIKGSNLLIDNRGILKIADFGLASFFDPEQRHPLTSRVVTLWYRPPELLLGATNYGVAVDLWSTGCILSELYAGKPIMPGRTEVEQLHKIFKLCGSPSEDYWRKSKLPHATIFKPQHPYPRRVTDTFKDFPSPALALVDVLLSVDPAERRTASSALQSEFFTTKPYACNPSSLPRYPPSKEYDAKRREEEGRRQGTAGGKQHPERRTRESKAVPAPDANAELVSSLQKRQAQANTKSRSEMFNPCKEDSASGFPIEPPSSTHIIESSEDSKRVYPTRTFHSGPLVNPSKTGTSKHGEHHVRAVADPRNIPVVVSAKSDARPDDSNGIGFTQAEAFAHGRRLSESINGHFSGSGKYDQVFQQKEDKSGGRVDGGAIGYGSKGNKIHHSGPLTSCPSGNVDEMLKENDRQIQEVFRRTRVEKSRVRRAHGHGHTGEAGLRDFGAVPVFPSSRSSYRAAPQ from the exons ATGGGCTGCGTGTGCGGCCGCCCCGCGGCCATCGACGACGGCCGGTGCGTCCAGACGCCCCCGCCGGCGGGGAAGCTCTCGGCGGCGGGAGCGGCCGTGccgaggagggaggaggaggcgcggAAGCAGGCGCGGGCGCGGGATGAGGCGCTGGAGAGGAGGCGGGCGGCCGCGATGGCCATGGCGGCGTGCCAGGTGCGGAGCCCCGTGCCGAGGGCGCTGGAGGCGGAGCAGGTGGCGGCCGGGTGGCCGCCGTGGCTCGCCTCCGTCGCCGCCGAGGCCGTGCGCGGCTGGGTGCCGCGCCGCGCCGAGTCCTTCGAGAAGCTCGACAAG ATTGGTCAGGGAACATACAGTAATGTCTACAGAGCTCGTGATCTTGAAAAACAGAAGATTGTTGCTCTAAAGAAAGTACGCTTTGATAATTTGGAGCCCGAGAGTGTGAAATTCATGGCCAGAGAAATCCTCATTTTGCGACGGCTTGATCATCCAAATATTATTAAGCTGGAGGGTCTCGTAActtcgaggatgtcttgtagctTATATCTTGTTTTTGAGTACATGGAGCACGACCTAGCTGGCCTAGCTTCTTTTCCTGGACTAAAATTGACCGAGCCTCAG GTTAAATGTTACATGCAACAGTTACTCCGAGGCCTTGAGCATTGTCATAGTCGTCACATTCTGCACCGTGACATTAAGGGTTCCAATCTCTTGATTGATAACCGAGGCATACTGAAGATAGCTGATTTTGGCTTAGCAAGTTTCTTTGATCCTGAACAAAGGCACCCTTTGACTAGTCGTGTGGTCACACTTTGGTATAGACCGCCAGAACTTCTGCTTGGTGCCACGAATTATGGCGTTGCTGTAGATCTGTGGAGTACTGGCTGCATTCTTTCTGAGCTATATGCTGGCAAGCCTATTATGCCTGGTAGAACAGAG GTTGAGCAGTTACATAAAATATTTAAACTCTGTGGTTCGCCATCAGAGGACTATTGGAGGAAGTCTAAACTTCCCCATGCAACCATTTTTAAGCCACAGCATCCATATCCAAGGCGTGTTACAGACACATTTAAAGACTTTCCTTCACCTGCTCTAGCATTAGTAGATGTTCTTCTTTCAGTAGACCCAGCCGAGCGACGGACAGCATCTTCTGCGTTGCAAAGTGAG TTTTTTACAACAAAACCATATGCTTGCAATCCTTCAAGTCTGCCAAGATATCCCCCCAGCAAAGAGTATGATGCAAAACGCCGAGAGGAGGAAGGTCGAAG GCAAGGTACTGCTGGAGGAAAGCAACATCCTGAAAGACGAACTAGAGAGTCAAAAGCAGTCCCTGCACCTGATGCAAATGCAGAACTAGTGTCATCTTTGCAG AAAAGGCAAGCCCAAGCCAATACCAAGAGCAGGAGTGAGATGTTCAATCCTTGCAAGGAAGACTCTGCATCTGGATTTCCAATTGAACCACCCAGTTCAACTCACATCATTGAATCGTCGGAGGACTCCAAACGCGTCTACCCAACGAGAACCTTCCATTCTGGGCCTTTAGTTAACCCGTCAAAGACTGGAACGAGCAAACATGGCGAACATCATGTACGTGCCGTTGCGGATCCCCGGAATATCCCTGTGGTCGTATCAGCAAAATCAGATGCACGTCCGGATGATAGCAATGGGATCGGGTTTACTCAAGCTGAAGCATTTGCTCATGGACGGAGGCTGTCTGAATCTATCAACGGGCACTTCAGTGGTAGCGGGAAGTACGACCAAGTATTCCAGCAGAAAGAGGACAAGAGCGGCGGCAGGGTGGATGGAGGAGCTATT GGCTACGGATCCAAAGGCAACAAGATCCACCACTCGGGGCCTCTGACCTCCTGCCCCTCGGGCAACGTCGACGAGATGCTCAAGGAGAACGACCGGCAAATCCAGGAGGTTTTCCGGCGGACCCGGGTGGAGAAGTCCCGGGTGAGGAGGGCCCATGGGCACGGGCACACCGGAGAGGCCGGGCTACGGGACTTCGGCGCCGTCCCGGTCTTCCCTTCCAGCCGCTCCAGCTACCGAGCCGCGCCCCAGTGA